The nucleotide window TCATTTTGATGCATCGTGGAGCAAGCTGTAAATATAAATGTAGAACAGTGCATGGAAAAACTTGCTCTTATTGTCAGAGGAATACACTTGTTCCTAACAGTTTGGATCGCTTTTTGCCTTGTCCTTAAATGACTTTATATAAGGGCTGATATCCTACCTGctatacaaaattttaaaagcaggaatGACTTCTGTCTACTGGACTTTGAAATTACAATAATCTTACTTTGATACAAGTCTTACTAAACTTAAAGCAGTCTTTAAACCATGTCATCTTAAATGCTTagtttggggaggagaggttTGTTTCCAATTAGCTAAGGATCTCACTCTTGGTGTATACTGACTTTCTGCACTTGGAAAGACTCCCCCTAGTAAGACCTGGGAAGTACGTGGCTTTGGATGTGGAGCCCTAAAATACGGGGGCAAGTCCTGTTCTAACTTACCACCCTTGGCTGTCTCTTAGCATACACCTGGGATAAACTTGGATTTCCTTAAGGTAGTTAGTATATGTAATTcatgggtttgttggggttttttccctagcatttctctgttaaaaataatttagatagTCATACAGGGCTTACTGGTGAATTTTGGTAATTGGTGTGTGAAACTTCCCTTGTGAAGGGTCATTTTGGTGAATGGTAGGCATAGGGCCTTACCGTTCAGGCAGAAACTTGTCTTTTATTCAAACTGAACGTTACATTGGAGTTAAAATGGaatccatctttttttcctctccatttacTGATATTTTGATGTATTTCCCATCTGCACCCTCCAAGTGCATGTGGCTggtatattttgtttgtttgtttttcacataTCAATTCTCCTAAAAAATATAGCTGAAGGCAAAGTACTTAAAGGATATGTAGGGAGGGCTGTACTCCCTATTACGTTGTTGTTTAAAGGACTCCATCAGGATCCTTTCTGTTGCAAGTAGCGGAAACCTAGATAGATAAATAATATCCACTCTGCTGACTCCATTATTTAGTGATCTTATTTTGAATTTAATTCATTCTCAAGCATGTGAATTTTTGGTTTTAGATAAAACtattaaattatggaaaataaGTGAAAGGGATAAAAGAGCCGAAGGTTATAATTTAAAAGATGAAGATGGAAGACTTAGGGATCCTTTCAGAATCACAGCACTACGGGTATGTTTCTGCTCTTTGACTTCAAATATCTTTTTGCATGTACTTCTCTACCTTTGTACTACCAAAGTTGTCAACTGAAATGTGTAGATTAAAAATGATGTTTTGGTCAAGGTCATTGaaatcttataaaaaaaaaaaaaaaggagacacaTCATTACATATCTATATACTATTAAATAAGGTTCCTCTGGAAAACTTGAGGCAAACTTTCATGATTATATTATCATATTAGCTTCCCAATAGtttgttgattttaattttttttttcttggaatatcTTAGCATATTTAAAATGGATTtgaaatttaaacttttttaaaattttttgttagAGACAGTCTTCATCCACCTCAGTATATTCAAATTGTAGAATAAGATACACTGATTATTGACAGcaataaaatgtaacaaaatgttGTTATTCAAGCCTGACAATACAGCATTTTGGAGTATCTCTGGCTGGAGCTGCACTAGTCTATACTTAATTCATAGAAGCATGGACTCATCCTGCTGTGTTCTTAAAATAGTCTAATGTCTTCATGCAACATGAAGAAAAGTGCAGGGAACACATTTATTTCAGAGACCCATGACATACTGACTTCTCTTCCTGGCTGTGACTAGTCAGTAGAGGATAATGCTGTAGTGTCTGTGTCAGTCACTAGTAAGGAGTAGTAGGTGCCCAGATTAACCTTTATATCCTCCCTGAGTGCTGCTTTGTGAAACTGGCAGGTAGGGTCCTTCTGTTTGGCTTAAAGCACATGCCATTGTGAATTTAGGAAGAATTTGGCTTTGTAtcgataattattttttttccctcaatatTGCTCATATTTATTTAACTTGTTTGGCCTTTTTTCTAAGAGCAAGACTAAAAAATTTAAACAAGGTGCTGGTTATTCTATGGTTATTCTAAGTAGAAGGTGGTTTTGTTAGAGGCAAATTCTGAGCATTTGGAAAACCTGATATATACTTGAATAGTCTTGACATTTTTCCACTTGCGTAGGGATGTAGTGGTAGGGTTAGTGCTCCAAACATGGGATCATTTAAAGCAGGAGCTCAAGAAATGAAATCATGTGGGGCTGgggtttttcttggggtttttttatgttgttgttgttaccaTAAATAGGAATCAAACTGAGGCTCTCACTACTTTCAAAGCCAATGCCACTCCTGACACTTTTAGGGACTATacagttgtgggtttttgttgggtttttttgccttgcttttgctTAAATTGAATATTGAACTGAAGCTTTAGGTATACATAAGCCTAATGCATAATCATGTTGGGAAAGGATAGCCACTTCCTCTGCAAAGTGTCTTTCTATTCAGCATATGGGAACCAAGATCTGATTGAGTATTCTAGTGAAAATATCTAAAACCAAGGAAGTGAATTATGATACAATGCCTTAGCCCAGTGGCTGGAAGTAGGTACAGATGAAATTTTGGGTTCTACAACCTTGCCCTTATGTAGCAGTAGACTACCCATCTGGGAACATGGAGAGTCCAGAATACGGCCTAATGGTTTTACAAGGTATGGGCTGTATCACTAAAGGAGTACATTAGCATCTTCTTTAAACGCTGTAATATATTTAGGAATTGTCAAGCTGAATGGGGGGAAGCAACAAAAAGCAAGAACCTCTCTCTTAAAAGTTAGTCTTCtaaatttgctgcttttctgggaaaggaAGGTTGGGCTGAGCTGCAGAGCTTGCTAGGCACTACATCTTACAAGAAGAGATGATGGAATGAACCAAGTCTGAGGAACAGTtggcagaaggggaaaaaaacttgcCTAGAGTTACCTCCATATGTTAAAATGATCAGGTTTTAGAGATCTAGAGTGTGTGTACCTTGGGCTTTTATGggttttgtttgcatattttGTTACAGAAATAGAATCCCCATTTGTTTATAAAGGAGTAGAcatggaggagaagcagcacttcagAGCTGCATCCCTTTGCATAGTGAGCATGGCATTTCTAAGTACCATACATGATAATTCACatcaatgtattttttatttcacagccAGGCTAGGAACACTCATGTGGTAAGATAGGAAAATTGCCTAATAAAAGGTAATAGATTAATTTTAATCATTACAGTTTGATGTAAACAGACTGTGAGATACAAACATGGTGAGAGCAATTACAGAGCTCTTGGATTAATTTGTTTCTTGTTCCAGGAAGACAGATTATCTTGGACACTGTCATAACTTTTTTCTTGGTTGGATAATGTAAGTTAGTGTTGTGTTGAATTGTATGTACTGGAACAGCGTAGGACGTCCTTGGGCAACCTTAAACTATTCACTTGCTGGTCAGTGAGAAGGAGCTAGAGGGAAGCTTAGTCCACTTGACCCTGACAAACCATGTCACCCTTTAGATCAGCTAGTTGTGGAAACAGGGCATCCATGTGTTCCTAAAATCGTACTGAGTGTTCAGTTAAACAAATGGGAGGTTTTCTTTGCAAACTGTTCTTGCCAATTTCACAAGCACCCCTCTCAGATATGGGGGtcatttttaagtgtttgtttcAAATTAATGTAATCTTCAAATATTGTTATAAACATACACCATTTTTGTGTTGGATGAAGTACAAAACTGCTGTATTTGACAGGTAACTTCTGCAGAAGTCAGTGTCTGAGGTTTTGTGTTGGTAGTATGCAAACTCAGCATTCATAGgctattttattacttttcttgctcagtggttttgaaaatgttcagtcactaaatcaaaacagaaatttgTGGTGTGCAATTAATTAATATCTTCTGAATCAGAAATCAGTTTTATGCCAAAATTGactgtttgttttcatgtttcagGTGCCAATATTGAAACCCATGGACCTAATGGTAGAAGCAAGTCCCAGAAGGATATTTGCAAATGCACATACTTATCACATAAACTCTATTTCAGTAAATAGTGATCATGAAACATACCTTTCTGCAGATGACCTAAGAATTAACCTATGGCATTTAGAAATCACAGATAGAAGTTTTAGTatcctttttttgttctctgtgaaCACTGGGGCACATCCAGTTGTGTATGCTTAAGAGAATCACTTTAGTTTTACTAATTAGAGTAGGTGTTTAAATCTAGGGATTAAAATACAGGATTTTAAAATCTGGAGGTTTAATACAGTGAAAGCAGGCCTTAGGATGCTCTCATTCATTCTTGAGGGCAAGCATTCTTTCAATGGAAAACTGCCAGTAGAAATATAGATAGTTTGATTTCTAAAGAGAAATTGAGGAATTTGGGGAGCATCCTTTATTTGTGGAGTTCAGTCAACTTAAATAAGAGttgaaaaatttgaaaagtaGATCCCTTGTTACTGTAGATACTTCTTTCCAAAGTTTAAGGTCTCTTAACTGCCTAAGTGATGCGtctcttaaagaaaagaaatgtccatttttttaatgtcaaatgaTATCAttaactgcagaaataattttcaaatctttttgCAAGCCTGTGTATCCAAAACTAGTAGTATGTCCTACATTGGCaaatctgcagtaaaataaaagttgcagaaatactgaatattaaaTAGGAGATATGCAAGTTTTCTAAAGCTTAGGTAAATAGATGAAGTATATTCAGAGTTCAGTAGGAAGCATTAAGAAGGAGGCTTGAGAGGAGTCTGAAATTATCTCTAGCATCTGTTAAAGTTGATCTGTAAAaattattggtttttttttaatctactcaGGTCACTTTAGTTTGTGTAGATTGCACACAGTGGAAATTAAGATCTTGCCCTAGTTTTCTACATggtgtttttaacatttttcaataATTATCTGCTAGAAGTGATTTGAATGTGAAATGTTACATGCCTTTACAAAAACCTTCCCAGATATTGTAGATATTAAGCCTGCTAACATGGAGGAGCTGACAGAAGTGATTACTGCTGCAGAGTTCCACCCTCATCACTGTAACGTGTTTGTCTATAGTAGTAGCAAAGGAACTATTCGACTCTGTGACATGCGTTCTTCAGCCCTCTGTGATAGGCATTCAAAATGTAAGTTAGGACGCGTCTTTGGTTTATGggtttcttgctttgttttcatgcaaGATAGAGTGTATAGGTGTTCTGCTTATAAATAAACATACCAAGTTCTGCTTATTGGTAAAGAGCATACAAGGTAAGGGGTGGTAGTTTTGTAGAATGGAACATTTTAATTGTCTTGTTCTAGGCCCTCAACAAGCAGAAGTGTAGCATGAGACAATTGACGATCTGACTCTGCTCCTGTTTACCCATTTATGCATCATAAACTGATGGGAACAAGTGCTTTTGGCACCAGTGAGACCTGTCTTCTGTCCAGACTCAGTCTTGGTGCTTCTCAAAGGTATCTGCTTATCAAATGCCAGTTTAGGGCAGTTTATTCACCTTTGTGCGTTAGAAACTGGGCTGATGCTGCCAGAATCCATTTACTTCGTGACCATTTGCAGTTCCTAGGATAGAATTAATTCTTAAGAATATGCGCTGCGTTTGAAGCGAGTTTGCAGGGGTGAAAGGTGAATGCTCGTTGGTCTGCTGAGCCACGTAAACTTACATAGGTGAGGAAAGCTTTTCTGTTGAAGTCATAAGGATAACTGCCTGTGCCTTGCACACAGCCTCTTGTTTCTTGTTCGCTATTACTAATAAACTAATAGTTTATTAGTATTACTAGCCCTGTGGGGTGATATACCATACTGATATTTGCAGGTAAGCTTTCTATAGTGCAGATAAGGTTTTCTTGTTGGTGGAAGGAAATATTTGTGCAATGGGAAATGTAGAATGCTAAGCCGCTTCATCTATTTGACTTAGTGTTGCATTAGATTACTTagaagcactttattttttaactgcttgTGACTGAATAACATCCTGTTAAAAGGGGTCTattcaaaaatgaaataaatagttCTGGGTAGCTTGTGTCATGAAACATTGATTTCAAAGATTGACTCTTcaatttaaataatgcatttctttatCTGCTTTCTAAAACCATACAAATTGCATTTCAAGTGTAGATACTAATACTTCATTTCAGCAGGTTGTGTTGTACAACTTTTGTTCAGATCTAAAGAAAATTATGTTGTACGGTAGTGTCAAAATGCCTGGGTCATGCATTAAGATACTGTGTTTGGGATGTTGATGTTTTCATCTGCTCTTGTTCAACATGATTTGTAGATCAGTTGCAATGTTTACCATACCCATGGgttgttttttagctttttttctctgattcatCCCTAAGACCTGTGAATTGTAGTTTGCTGATGCTATGCTCTGGCTGAGACTGTTGGCGATAGTCATCAGATTGCTAGATGCCTAAGAgcataaaattgtttaaaaagagattatttctaaaaagtatttaagagcaactttctttaaaaagaaactagtaTATTGATTTAAAACTTTCCAAGTATCGAAAACTGTTCAAAGCTGTAAAACTTGGTGTTGGTTTCATTTGTAATTGTGTCTTCTATCTACAGTTTTTGAAGAACCTGAAGATCCTAGCAGCAGAtcgtttttttcagaaataatatcATCGATATCTGATGTAAAATTCAGTCACAGTGGTCGATACATGATGACAAGAGACTACCTTTCTGTTAAAGTGTGGGATCTCAATATGGAAAACAGGCCTGTAGAGACATATCAAGTATGGTGTTCAAGTTTTCTTAAATatccctcctttccccttttcttctttttctttatatctaatACCAATTTAAATGTTCCAAACAGGTTCATGAGTATCTTCGAAGCAAGCTTTGTTCCCTTTATGAAAATGACTGCATCTTTGACAAATTTGAATGCTGCTGGAATGGTTCTGATAGGTAAGTTggagggtttggtttgtttttttgtttttccttcagcattAAGAATTTGGTTTCCAGTCTTGAAAGCCATAAGTGGTACTTAACTTTAAGGATGTAATTAGCTGCATTCAAATCAACTGGGTTTGTTGGGGGggttttgtatgtgtgtttggtttttttgaaaaaagaagacTTCATTCTTCAATCCTCCACCCTCCAGTTGCAGAAGTGGAATATGCTTTTGTGTGTCAGTTTGCTTCTAATATGAATTGTTGTTGAAGTTTTATATAGTCAAGACTGGCCATTTCAAGCCATGAAAATGTGactcagtttcatttttaaagtgtatATAAGAACATGCATTGTGTCTTGTAAATTGAATcttctttccatgttttctgtAGGCTAAAGAAGATAAAACTGTGTTAGATAATCACTCATATTTGTTGCAAACAGTAGAAATATGTCTTGCCTCCAGGTTGTCAAGCATTATAATTAGATAGCAAAGCTACATATATTGGCACAAATGGTGTATGTTTCCTGTCACTAGCGATGGTAATATTAGCTACctgttaaaatgctttcagaaaccATGGATAAGATTGTGGCAGATCTGGATCTTATATCTGCATGCTTTGTCTTGGCTTGCCTTGGGgattcttattttttttgtggAAGGTTTGTGAAGATATCTGAAATACCTAAAACAGTGACTTGTCTGCTACCAAATGCTTGCAAACTGTTCAATGAAAAGGTATCAGTTTTGATGTGATGGTAACAGGATCAGCCTGTGAAACAAGCTTTGGCCTAAGTCTATCAAATATTGGAAGAAGAAAAGATCCATCACATAGTTTAGATGGGGACAGTGATCAGGGAAGTCAAATCTCATAAGCTGTGCACAGAAGTCAGCAAAGGAAGTGAAACCTACCTACATTGCTA belongs to Harpia harpyja isolate bHarHar1 chromosome 10, bHarHar1 primary haplotype, whole genome shotgun sequence and includes:
- the PPP2R2D gene encoding serine/threonine-protein phosphatase 2A 55 kDa regulatory subunit B delta isoform isoform X2, producing MAGVAGGGGGGGGSNDFQWCFSQVKGAIDEDVAEADIISTVEFNYSGDLLATGDKGGRVVIFQREQENKSRPHSRGEYNVYSTFQSHEPEFDYLKSLEIEEKINKIRWLPQQNAAHFLLSTNDKTIKLWKISERDKRAEGYNLKDEDGRLRDPFRITALRVPILKPMDLMVEASPRRIFANAHTYHINSISVNSDHETYLSADDLRINLWHLEITDRSFNIVDIKPANMEELTEVITAAEFHPHHCNVFVYSSSKGTIRLCDMRSSALCDRHSKFFEEPEDPSSRSFFSEIISSISDVKFSHSGRYMMTRDYLSVKVWDLNMENRPVETYQVHEYLRSKLCSLYENDCIFDKFECCWNGSDSAIMTGSYNNFFRMFDRNTRRDITLEASRESSKPRAILKPRKVCTGGKRKKDEISVDSLDFNKKILHTAWHPMENIIAVAATNNLYIFQDKIN
- the PPP2R2D gene encoding serine/threonine-protein phosphatase 2A 55 kDa regulatory subunit B delta isoform isoform X3, which translates into the protein MELQGQEEEYESDIISTVEFNYSGDLLATGDKGGRVVIFQREQENKSRPHSRGEYNVYSTFQSHEPEFDYLKSLEIEEKINKIRWLPQQNAAHFLLSTNDKTIKLWKISERDKRAEGYNLKDEDGRLRDPFRITALRVPILKPMDLMVEASPRRIFANAHTYHINSISVNSDHETYLSADDLRINLWHLEITDRSFNIVDIKPANMEELTEVITAAEFHPHHCNVFVYSSSKGTIRLCDMRSSALCDRHSKFFEEPEDPSSRSFFSEIISSISDVKFSHSGRYMMTRDYLSVKVWDLNMENRPVETYQVHEYLRSKLCSLYENDCIFDKFECCWNGSDSAIMTGSYNNFFRMFDRNTRRDITLEASRESSKPRAILKPRKVCTGGKRKKDEISVDSLDFNKKILHTAWHPMENIIAVAATNNLYIFQDKIN
- the PPP2R2D gene encoding serine/threonine-protein phosphatase 2A 55 kDa regulatory subunit B delta isoform isoform X4, with translation MLLTSCCLQMVPILKPMDLMVEASPRRIFANAHTYHINSISVNSDHETYLSADDLRINLWHLEITDRSFNIVDIKPANMEELTEVITAAEFHPHHCNVFVYSSSKGTIRLCDMRSSALCDRHSKFFEEPEDPSSRSFFSEIISSISDVKFSHSGRYMMTRDYLSVKVWDLNMENRPVETYQVHEYLRSKLCSLYENDCIFDKFECCWNGSDSAIMTGSYNNFFRMFDRNTRRDITLEASRESSKPRAILKPRKVCTGGKRKKDEISVDSLDFNKKILHTAWHPMENIIAVAATNNLYIFQDKIN
- the PPP2R2D gene encoding serine/threonine-protein phosphatase 2A 55 kDa regulatory subunit B delta isoform isoform X5, translated to MDLMVEASPRRIFANAHTYHINSISVNSDHETYLSADDLRINLWHLEITDRSFNIVDIKPANMEELTEVITAAEFHPHHCNVFVYSSSKGTIRLCDMRSSALCDRHSKFFEEPEDPSSRSFFSEIISSISDVKFSHSGRYMMTRDYLSVKVWDLNMENRPVETYQVHEYLRSKLCSLYENDCIFDKFECCWNGSDSAIMTGSYNNFFRMFDRNTRRDITLEASRESSKPRAILKPRKVCTGGKRKKDEISVDSLDFNKKILHTAWHPMENIIAVAATNNLYIFQDKIN